The following is a genomic window from Pedobacter sp. KBS0701.
TACCTTTTACGCATAGGGTATATAAATTATCTTGCTTCGAAAATTCGTCAGCACCACCTCTTGAAGTAGATTTAACGACTAAAACCCTACCGTTAAAAATGCCTTGTTGATTGGCTTTATCGATAAAGTAATCTGGCAGACCACGCAGTAAAACACCCGTTCCAAACTGGATTACTTTTTCGGGCAAGGCTAAAATTTCGGCAGTAGGTTTTGTAACCTTGTCGCCCTTAATGTTTTTTAAATTTTCTTTGTTTAAAATCATATTCTTGCGGTTTCCGTCATTGCAAGTAATGAAGGAGTCCCCACCTATAGTAGTAGGATTGCTTCGTGCCTCGCAATGACGATTTTTATTTTTTTATTTATTTCCCATTTGTGGTTAACCACTTTGGGTATTCTTTTTCAATTAATTTTTGCCCCCAGTTGCCGTACCAGGCATAACCGTTGCGTCTTTCGGGACTTAGTTCTTCTAATTTTGTTTTAATGGTGTTGTCACGGTCGCCAAAAATTGGGGTATTTTTATCAAGGTCGTAGAAACGTGCCCAGGTGTTGGCAGTATGATCCGCAACCAAAGCTGAAATATTTTTGTTCCGGTCGAAGCGGTAGCCAACTATTTTATAAGTATCAAACCATTTCACTGCTGCAGCAATTGCATTTTTCACTTCTGTTGATGGATTTTTAAGCCTCATCAGGAAACGCACAATACCCGCCGATTCACTTGTGCTTAACGAGGCCGGCTCAAATGCTCTGGCTTTTGCAGGCAACATCGAATCTTTATCATATTGCGCAGCCCAAATGGTTAACGTTCCGTTCTGTTTTACCTGTGTTTTGATAATACAATCGATGCCTTTTGTAACTGCTTTCTCCGCTTTTTTGATATAAGCCGGATTTACCACTTCGAAATCGTTCGTTTGCATGGCAATATCCTGTAAGATATTAAGCACATTAATCATTGCGTCATCATTGTAAGTAATTTCTGAACGGTATGAAGCTTTGTCAGGATAATATTGGGGCCAGCCACCATTGGCATATTGAGCGGATAAAATATAATCCAATCCTTTTTCGGCTGCCGTTAAATAAGCCTTATTCTGTGTTTTTTTATAAGCTTTTACCAAGTAAACCACTTCTCTGCTTGTGGCTTTATTATCGAAGGTGGCATGTAAATCTTTAGTGGCTTTTATTTTGGCCAATAACTCAGGGGTTAAAGCGACGCCATAGTTAACCACACTTTTATCGTCCAATTGCTTTGGCCAGCCACCATTGCCTAATTGGTAAACCAACATTTTATCTGCCGTAGAATCGATTGGCTGCTGTGCATAACACGATAGTAATAAAGTGCTGCAAATTAGGGTAAACAATAATTTTATTTTCATCATTTTGTTTGTTCCGTGGCCCAGACCACTAATTTCTTTTTGTTTACATCTGCCATAGTTTTTATTTGCCACGGAGACACGGAGTATTTTTTCATCCAATATGTCACGTTGAGCTTGTCGAAACGCTGTTTGCAGTAATTTTAACAAGTCCTTCGACAGGCTCAGGATGACAATCCTATTTAGCTATCTGTGTTCATCCTTTTCATCTGTGGTTATTTTTTACCTGGCACCTGCTTAATCAACCAGTTCACTAAATCATTCGTGGCTTTAAAATTTTCAAATTCAGCAGGTAATTTTCTACCGTCGATATATTCATTATAAAACCAGGGATCGCCCACCGCGAAAACAGTTCCTTTTCCATATTTTGCAGTAGCAATAATCACATCTCCTTTATCGGTTAAAGCAGAAACAGCAGGACTTTTCGCCACAATCGTCGAAATTTCTTTGATGTACACTTTTTTGGCTGTCTTGAAAATGGAATTGCCTGCCGGGATTTTTATTGCACCCTGCTCAAAGTTTGCACCCTGAACTTTATTGCGGCTATCTTCATTAAAATGGATCCCGAACGTTTCTGGCAATACATTGAATTTTGAAATTTCACAGTTGCCAACATCATTTAACAGCAATACCAAAACACCACCTGCTTTTACCCACTCACTAATTTGCTTGGCGTGTGCAGCATTCATGAAATTTGGGTTTGCGGTTTCCTTTTCAGTATCGGGATCTACAATAATATAAATGTTGGTTCCTTTTAAATTTGCAGTAGTTGGCGAAGCTTTAAGCGTATTGGTTTTTACACCAGCATCATTAAATACTTTTCCGAATAAAGAGAATCCGTTATTATCATCTTCTTCCCACAGGTAATGGAAAGGGATTTTATCACCGGTTGGACCGGTCATGTATTCATTGTTGAAGAAATTATCGACGGTAACCGTTAAATTTTTTCCAGGTTTTGGCAAAGCGTCAACTTCCATTTCGGCAGCAGCACACACAAATGCACCCATTCCTTTAGGATCGTTCGTGATTACTTTTTCACTGATGTAATAATCGAAACTGCCATCGCGGTATTTCGGTTTTCCACC
Proteins encoded in this region:
- the pelA gene encoding pectate lyase, coding for MMKIKLLFTLICSTLLLSCYAQQPIDSTADKMLVYQLGNGGWPKQLDDKSVVNYGVALTPELLAKIKATKDLHATFDNKATSREVVYLVKAYKKTQNKAYLTAAEKGLDYILSAQYANGGWPQYYPDKASYRSEITYNDDAMINVLNILQDIAMQTNDFEVVNPAYIKKAEKAVTKGIDCIIKTQVKQNGTLTIWAAQYDKDSMLPAKARAFEPASLSTSESAGIVRFLMRLKNPSTEVKNAIAAAVKWFDTYKIVGYRFDRNKNISALVADHTANTWARFYDLDKNTPIFGDRDNTIKTKLEELSPERRNGYAWYGNWGQKLIEKEYPKWLTTNGK